From Dermochelys coriacea isolate rDerCor1 chromosome 8, rDerCor1.pri.v4, whole genome shotgun sequence, the proteins below share one genomic window:
- the LOC122455512 gene encoding uncharacterized protein LOC122455512, which produces MGRFYLRILAFSGGVNCAGSFFPCCCSITGQGHDRLVLQGRETAGIARGVGSCGGGSEASSPRFASSQRQAIALTLHVKQSIIAGGGRRRSRRRGARERLRGVGRRFSNRRVWILRNLLSPAASCSLPQPVPPSPPGRCRVPSPQDRAAERNDNQLEGGSAALPVLGGGGGGGHTSCPASLASPQAEAAPPPALQASSWRRHERQGGRPPFLVGARRCHSHRRLCGGHSSLLGGHLGLGHASASCQQDGHLGLKKAVTLLSSSSS; this is translated from the exons ATGGGAAGATTTTACCTCAGGATTTTAGCATTCAGTGGGGGAGTGAATTGTGCAGGAAGCttttttccctgctgctgctcg ATTACGGGACAGGGTCACGATCGATTAGtactgcaggggagggagaccGCTGGAATCGCCAGGGGGGTGGGGTCCTGCGGCGGCGGCTCCGAAGCGTCCTCTCCTCGCTTCGCGTCCTCGCAGCGGCAGGCGATTGCCCTTACCCTTCATGTAAAACAATCGATTatcgcggggggggggaggaggaggagcaggaggaggggggcgCGAGAGCGGCTCCGAGGAGTCGGGAGGCGTTTCAGTAATCGGCGAGTCTGGATATTACGGAATCTCTTGTCCCCGGCCGCCTCCTGCTCGCTGCCGCAGCCggtgcctccctcccctcccggcCGCTGCCGAGTCCCGTCTCCCCAGGACAGAGCCGCTGAGCGAAATGACAACCAGCTGGAAGGAGGCAGCGCGGCACTTccggttttggggggggggggaggaggcggacaCACCTCCTGCCCCGCCTCCCTCGCGTCTCCTCAGGCGGAGGCCGCGCCCCCGCCTGCTTTACAAGCCTCTTCCTGGCGACGTCACGAGAGGCAAGGAGGGCGGCCGCCATTTTTGGTAGGGGCACGAAGGTGCCACTCCCACCGTCGGCTTTGTGGTGGGCATTCGTCCCTGCTTGGTGGCCATCTTGGATTAGGGCACGCATCTGCTAGCTGCCAGCAGGACGGCCATCTTGGACTGAAGAAAGCAG TCACTctgttatcatcatcatcatcatag